In a single window of the Aquila chrysaetos chrysaetos unplaced genomic scaffold, bAquChr1.4, whole genome shotgun sequence genome:
- the LOC115337566 gene encoding LOW QUALITY PROTEIN: syntaxin-5-like (The sequence of the model RefSeq protein was modified relative to this genomic sequence to represent the inferred CDS: deleted 2 bases in 1 codon) translates to MNARRRHGSRQREPGVYLGPPQTQTVLPPPAPPPPPPPDAMSCRDRTQEFLSACKSLQGRQDGVQPGRAAPGVGRQRSEFSLMAKRIGKDLSNTFAKLEKLTILAKRKSLFDDKAVEIEELTYIIKQDINSLNKQIAQLQEVVRARGGQSGRHVQTHSNTVVVSLQSKLASMSNDFKSVLEVRTENLKQQRSRREHFSRPPVSALPLAASNLGSSAVLQDDPQRAGAVAIEMDARTSQQLQLIDEQDSYIQSRADTMQNIESTIVELGSIFQQLAHMVKEQEETIQRIDASVEDAQLNVEAAHGEILKYFQSVTSNRWLMVKIFLILIVFFIVFVVFLA, encoded by the exons ATGAACGCGCGGCGCCGGCACGGCTCTAGGCAGCGGGAACCGGGCGTTTACCTGGGGCCCCCCCAGACACAAACCGTGCTCCCCCCACCGGCTCCCCCACCACCGCCCCCCCCGGACGCCATGTCGTGCCGTGACCGGACCCAGGAGTTTCTCTCCGCCTGCAAATCCCTGCAGGGCCGGCAG GACGGGGTGCAGCCCGGCAGAGCGGCTCCGGGCGTCGGGCGGCAGCGCAGCGAGTTCAGCCTCATGGccaa GCGCATCGGGAAGGATCTGAGCAATACCTTTGCCAAGCTGGAGAAGCTGACGATCC TGGCCAAGCGGAAGTCCCTCTTCGATGACAAAGCGGTGGAGATCGAGGAGCTGACCTACATCATCAAGCAG GATATCAACAGCCTGAACAAGCAGATCGcgcagctgcaggaggtggtGCGGGCCAGGGGGGGCCAGAGTGGGCGGCACGTCCAGACCCACTCCAACACCGTCGTGGTGTCGCTGCag tCCAAACTGGCCTCCATGTCCAACGACTTCAAGTCGGTGCTGGAGGTGCGGACAGAG AACCTGAAGCAGCAGCGGAGCCGCCGCGAGCATTtctcccgc ccccccgtCTCTGCTTTACCCCTCGCTGCCAGCAACCTAG GCAGCTCCGCGGTGCTGCAGGACGACCCGCAGCGCGCCGGCGCAGTGGCCATCGAGATGGACGCACGGACGAGCCAACAGCTACAGCTGATCGACGAGCAG GATTCCTATATCCAGAGCCGGGCAGACACGATGCAGAACATTGAATCCACCATCGTGGAGCTGGGCTCCATCTTCCAGCAGCTGGCGCACATGgtgaaggagcaggaggagacgATCCAGAG GATCGACGCCAGCGTGGAGGACGCGCAGTTGAACGTGGAAGCGGCCCACGGGGAGATCCTCAAGTATTTCCAGTCGGTCACCTCCAACCGTTGGCTGATGGTCAAGATCTTCCTCATCCTCATCGTCTTCTTCATCGTCTTCGTTGTTTTCCTGGCCTGA
- the LOC115337567 gene encoding N-alpha-acetyltransferase 40-like isoform X2, with protein sequence MQTLYEQSEWGWKEREKREELRDDRAWYLIARESGAGPVAFSHFRFDVECGDEVLYCYEVQLESRVRRRGLGKFLLQILQLVANSTQMKKVMLTVFKHNHGAYQFFREALQFEVDAASPSVSGCCGDDSSYEILSRRTKFGESHPHPGGGHCGGCCH encoded by the exons ATGCAGACACT GTACGAGCAGAGCGAGTGGGGCTGGAAGGAACGGGAGAAGCGGGAGGAGCTGCGGGACGACCGGGCCTGGTACCTGATCGCCCGCGAGTCTGGCGCCGGCCCTGTCGCCTTCTCCCACTTCCGCTTCGACGTCGAGTGTGGTGACGAGGTCCTCTACTG CTACGAggtgcagctggagagcagagtCCGGCGGCGAGGACTGGGCAAGTTCCTCCTACAGATCCTCCAGCTGGTGGCCAACAG CACGCAGATGAAGAAGGTGATGCTGACTGTCTTTAAACACAACCACGGCGCCTATCAGTTCTTCCGAGAAGCGCTCCA gttcGAGGTGGACGCCGCCTCCCCCAGCGTCTCCGGCTGTTGCGGGGACGATTCCTCCTACGAGATCCTCAGCCGTCGCACCAAGTTCGGGGAGAGTcacccccaccccggggggggaCACTGCGGGGGCTGCTGTCACTGA
- the LOC115337567 gene encoding N-alpha-acetyltransferase 40-like isoform X1, protein MQTLYEQSEWGWKEREKREELRDDRAWYLIARESGAGPVAFSHFRFDVECGDEVLYCYEVQLESRVRRRGLGKFLLQILQLVANSTQMKKVMLTVFKHNHGAYQFFREALHALATCRGRATRAGGAGASRERFEVDAASPSVSGCCGDDSSYEILSRRTKFGESHPHPGGGHCGGCCH, encoded by the exons ATGCAGACACT GTACGAGCAGAGCGAGTGGGGCTGGAAGGAACGGGAGAAGCGGGAGGAGCTGCGGGACGACCGGGCCTGGTACCTGATCGCCCGCGAGTCTGGCGCCGGCCCTGTCGCCTTCTCCCACTTCCGCTTCGACGTCGAGTGTGGTGACGAGGTCCTCTACTG CTACGAggtgcagctggagagcagagtCCGGCGGCGAGGACTGGGCAAGTTCCTCCTACAGATCCTCCAGCTGGTGGCCAACAG CACGCAGATGAAGAAGGTGATGCTGACTGTCTTTAAACACAACCACGGCGCCTATCAGTTCTTCCGAGAAGCGCTCCA TGCGCTGGCAACGTGCCGGGGACGGGCGACGCGGGCAGGCGGGGCAGGGGCCAGCCGAGAGAG gttcGAGGTGGACGCCGCCTCCCCCAGCGTCTCCGGCTGTTGCGGGGACGATTCCTCCTACGAGATCCTCAGCCGTCGCACCAAGTTCGGGGAGAGTcacccccaccccggggggggaCACTGCGGGGGCTGCTGTCACTGA